One window from the genome of Podospora pseudocomata strain CBS 415.72m chromosome 6, whole genome shotgun sequence encodes:
- the XYN2 gene encoding Endo-1,4-beta-xylanase 2 (CAZy:GH11; COG:G; EggNog:ENOG503NW58), giving the protein MRFSLLLTGLAATLAAAIPLDEQLFGRSLDLGSKLHSSDRRTARGDPEGNGFHSGYFYSYWSDGRGTVDYRNQPNGTYTATWTNVGNWVGGKGWNPGGPKVVQYNGTWSGRNVNSYLALYGWTKNALIEYYIVESYGSYNPSSGTSRLGTVNSDGSDYDIYRTQRVNQPSIVGRATFYQFWSVRRNHRVGGTITVANHFAAWERSNLKLGTHDYMILATEGYGSSGSSAITVREAGVEGVPYPNEPDSRRDNN; this is encoded by the coding sequence ATGCgtttctccctcctcctcaccggcctcgccgccaccctcgccgccgccatcccccTAGATGAACAACTCTTCGGCCGCTCCCTCGACCTCGGCTCCAAGCTCCACTCTTCCGACCGCCGCACCGCCCGAGGCGACCCCGAAGGCAACGGCTTCCACAGCGGCTACTTCTACTCCTACTGGTCCGACGGCCGCGGCACCGTCGACTACCGCAACCAGCCCAACGGTACTTACACCGCCACCTGGACCAACGTAGGCAACTGGGTCGGCGGCAAAGGCTGGAACCCCGGCGGGCCCAAAGTGGTCCAATACAACGGCACCTGGTCCGGCCGCAACGTGAACTCGTACCTCGCCCTCTACGGCTGGACAAAGAACGCGCTCATCGAGTACTACATCGTCGAGAGCTACGGTTCCTACAACCCCAGCAGCGGGACCTCCCGTCTCGGCACAGTCAACAGTGACGGGAGTGATTACGATATTTACCGCACTCAGCGGGTGAACCAGCCTTCTATTGTTGGGAGGGCGACGTTTTACCAGTTCTGGTCTGTGAGGAGGAATCACCGGGTGGGCGGGACGATCACGGTGGCGAATCACTTTGCTGCTTGGGAGAGGAGTAACCTCAAGTTGGGGACGCATGATTACATGATTTTGGCTACCGAGGGGTATGGGAGTAGCGGGTCTTCTGCTATTACTGTGAGGGAGGCtggtgtggagggggtgccTTATCCTAATGAACCTGACTCGAGGAGGGACAATAACTAG
- a CDS encoding hypothetical protein (COG:Z; EggNog:ENOG503NYQ3): MSHDEALKLLGKNLKSSQMSDTGSNNALLEFLTNLPLAIRQASAYMAKEQISTARYLKLCKSSDEDMVKLLSSHFDDRHRYKNIQNAVATTWLISFQQISDHDALAADYLRFLCFLAGKDIPHSLLPPAGTLETVEAIGTLKAYAFISQQNESDSYDIHRLVQISMLSWLDGKGERQEWTAKVLERLNDIFPWPKHENREEWIRYLPHTQHALQLLKRTDDEEATTGLLSKVGESFRNLGKYKEAEQMHRQALQLSEKVLGKEHPSTLTSMNNLAGVLHSQGKYEEAEQIHRQALQLWEKVLGKEHPDTLTSMSNLAGVLRSQGKYEEAKQIGRQALQLWEKVLGKDHPSTLGSMNNLASVLDSQGKYEEAEQIHRQALQLWEKVLGKEHPDTLTSMSNLAGVLRSQGKYEGAEQIHRQALQLREEVLGKEHPSTLRSMNNLASVLGSQGKYEGAEQIHRQALQLWEKVLGKEHPHTLTSMNNLASVLGSQGKYEEAEQIHRQALQLREKVLGKEHPSTLTSMSNLAVVLGSQGKYEEAEQMHRQVLQLREKVSEIR; the protein is encoded by the coding sequence atgaGCCACGACGAGGCCCTTAAGCTATTAGGGAAAAACCTAAAAAGTTCTCAGATGAGCGACACAGGAAGCAACAATGCGTTGCTGGAGTTTCTTActaacctccctctggcAATACGGCAAGCGTCTGCTTATatggccaaggagcagatcTCGACTGCGCGGTACCTCAAGCTATGCAAgtccagtgatgaggatatggttAAGTTGTTGAGTAGtcactttgacgaccgaCACCGATATAAGAACATTCAAAATGCTGTCGCCACAACTTGGCTGATTTCGTTCCAGCAAATCTCAGATCACGACGCGCTGGCGGCTGACTACCTTAGATTTCTGTGCTTTTTAGCCGGGAAGGATATTCCGCACTCcctgttgccgccggcggggaCGCTAGAGACTGTTGAAGCAATCGGGACCCTGAAGGCGTATGCATTTATCTCCCAACAGAATGAGTCGGATAGCTACGATATCCATCGGCTAGTTCAGATATCAATGCTGAGCTGGTtagatggaaagggagagcgaCAGGAATGGACGGCCAAAGTGTTAGAACGGCTTAACGATATATTTCCTTGGCCCAAACACGAAAACCGAGAAGAGTGGATAAGGTATCTTCCTCATACACAACATGCTCTTCAACTACTGAAGAGaacagatgacgaggaagcgaCAACAGGTCTTCTTTCCAAAGTGGGTGAGAGCTTTCGCAATTTAGGGAAGTataaggaggccgagcagatgcatcggcaggcgctgcagctatctgagaaggtgttgggcaaggagcatccctccacgctcaccagcatgaatAACCTTGCCGGTGTGCTtcatagccaggggaagtatgaggaggccgagcagatacatcggcaggcgctgcagctatgggagaaggtgttgggcaaggagcatcccgacacgctcaccagcatgagCAACCTTGCGGGTGTGcttcgtagccaggggaagtatgaggaggccaagCAGATAGgtcggcaggcgctgcagctatgggagaaggtgttgggtaAGGATCATCCCTCCACGCTTggtagcatgaacaaccttgcgagtgtgcttgatagccaggggaagtatgaggaggccgagcagatacatcggcaggcgctgcagctatgggagaaggtgttgggcaaggagcatcccgacacgctcaccagcatgagCAACCTTGCGGGTGTGcttcgtagccaggggaagtatgagggcgccgagcagatacatcggcaggcgctgcagctacgggaggaggtgttgggcaaggagcatccctccacgcttcgtagcatgaacaaccttgcgagtgtgcttggtagccaggggaagtatgagggcgccgagcagatacatcggcaggcgctgcagctatgggagaaggtgttgggcaaggagcatccccacacgctcaccagcatgaacaaccttgcgagtgtgcttggtagccaggggaagtatgaggaggccgagcagatacatcggcaggcgctgcagctaagggagaaggtgttgggcaaagagcatccctccacgctcaccagcatgagcaaccttgcggttgtgcttggtagccaggggaagtatgaggaggccgagcagatgcatcggcaggtgctgcagctaagggagaaggtgtcggAGATCAGATGA